The Sulfobacillus thermosulfidooxidans genome segment CTTGCCATCTTTAACTTCGAGTTCTTCTTCCATGGGCACAATGACTCGAAAGATCTTGTCTTCCATATTCATGGATTCCACGCGTTTCTCGAGATTAGCTTTGACTTTATTTTCATATCCCGAATACGTGTGAATCACATACCAGTTCTTCTCCACTGTACCAGCCGCCTTCCCACACAAAAAAATGCGCCAAGCCGGCGTCAGGGTAAGGCCTCCAAGGCGCTTGTACTAGCGAATGAAATTGAGCCCAAGATTGAATAGCGCGTCTAGCCCTGAGATAATAAGCGCCACCACTATTGAAAACGACACCACGAATCCTGTATAGGATAAGGTTTGTCGCGGTGTTGGCCATACCACTTTCTTTAATTCAGATCGCACTTCCCGCAAATATTTTCGGGAACGGTCACGATTGGATACTGTGGCTTTGCCCTTAGCTTCCATCATTTTCCCCATTTCTGTGAAACCAAAACCTACCGAGTCTCACGGTGAATGGTATGGGTGCGACACCACCGGCAATATTTACGACGCTCAAGCCGGTTGGGATCATTTTTCTTGTTCTTTGTGGTCGTGTAATTGCGTCGTTTGCAATCTGAACACGCCAAAGTAATAATTGTTCGCATGTTGCTTACCTCCCACTCATGCGCAAGGATTTTATCATATCACCCTGATCCTGTCAATGAGATGTGTCGCCGCTTGCTTTCATGATAGGTCAAATTGGCAAAACATCTGGTTGCCTCTTTTGTCAAAGGCTAAGAAATTCTCGTCAATCCATCTAAAATGCCGCCGATCCGCTTGGTAAAGTCTTGCGTGTGAATAATAACGACGTAGAAACAGTGAGCCAGGCCACAGCAAATATTACCCATACCGAATGGAAAGCGTTTACCATCATGACAACTACCATGGCAAGGAGTTGAGACACCGTTGTGACGACACTGCCCACCGCCGTGATTCGACCCAACAGACCCTCAGGAACGGTTTCAAGAATCGCTGCACGCGTCAAGATGTCAATTCCGGGTAACCCGAATCCAGCCAAAAATATACCACCCAACAAGAATATCCAGGTATGGCCATAGAAAGTGACCAGCATCCCTAAGACCACGGCGTAAGGGATTACATAAGCCACCACACCGCGAGGGAGCTTTTGTGCCACGCGAGGTATCAGTGCCGAAGACACAAAAACACCTCCATAGAAAGCCGCATAGAAAATCCCTAGGCCTATCGCTCCTCCGGCTCGGTCGGTGTCCTTCGCTATAAATGGAATCCCGATTAGGAATGTTGTCACCACCAGATTGCCAAATGCCTCAACCGTGAAGATTCGTCGTACTGTCGCCGTTCGCCATGTCCAACGCCACGGAGCGTGTTCGTCAGTTTTGACAGCATTATCATCAAAAACCGGTGGATTCAAGCCCACGAGCGCCATTAGACCCGCAGCCCCTAAAAAACTGACGGCGTCCGCAGCAAATCCCAACCAAAAGCCATGCCTGGCGATTAAAACCCCACCAATTACCGGTCCTATTATGCCACTGAGCGCATAGCTTCCCAATATCCACGAATTTGCCGTATCGATATCCGGTTTTCCCCGCACTCGCATGACTACTGAGAAAAATGCGGGTTCCACCGTAGCAATCACGGCCCCAATGAGTACTACAAAAACCAATGCAAAACCCGTCGAGAATGCACTTGGACGCATCATTACATCAAATGCAAGGAGCCCCGCTATCCCAGCTAAGACCAAATTGGTGACCACAAGGACACGCCTTCCGTCATACCGATCAATGAGCGCACCTGATCGCATCTGCACAATGGCACCAAACAACAGACTCAAAAACTGAACAATAGCTAGGGCTCGTACTGTTCCATAACGCGTGACAAGTGTCCAGTTCAAGGCTACCCGGTAGGCTCCGTTGCCGATAGATGAGATAAACTCGCTCCCAATAAACGTTACAAAATTCACGGTCTCTCTGCTCCATTCTGTTGGACACTACCATGGACACACTAAAAATCTTTAAAAAGAGAGTCCTCCTTTCCAATACGGGAAAGAAGGACTCTCTTTCATAATATTTAAGCGGAAACGTGATCTTGATCGGGTAATCCAGTAAAGACACGGCTTGCCAAAATATCTTCGGCCTCAATCGTCATCAAATCGTCT includes the following:
- the rpmG gene encoding 50S ribosomal protein L33 yields the protein MRTIITLACSDCKRRNYTTTKNKKNDPNRLERRKYCRWCRTHTIHRETR
- the secE gene encoding preprotein translocase subunit SecE, translating into MMEAKGKATVSNRDRSRKYLREVRSELKKVVWPTPRQTLSYTGFVVSFSIVVALIISGLDALFNLGLNFIR
- a CDS encoding MFS transporter, whose translation is MNFVTFIGSEFISSIGNGAYRVALNWTLVTRYGTVRALAIVQFLSLLFGAIVQMRSGALIDRYDGRRVLVVTNLVLAGIAGLLAFDVMMRPSAFSTGFALVFVVLIGAVIATVEPAFFSVVMRVRGKPDIDTANSWILGSYALSGIIGPVIGGVLIARHGFWLGFAADAVSFLGAAGLMALVGLNPPVFDDNAVKTDEHAPWRWTWRTATVRRIFTVEAFGNLVVTTFLIGIPFIAKDTDRAGGAIGLGIFYAAFYGGVFVSSALIPRVAQKLPRGVVAYVIPYAVVLGMLVTFYGHTWIFLLGGIFLAGFGLPGIDILTRAAILETVPEGLLGRITAVGSVVTTVSQLLAMVVVMMVNAFHSVWVIFAVAWLTVSTSLLFTRKTLPSGSAAF